A single genomic interval of Oceanithermus profundus DSM 14977 harbors:
- a CDS encoding response regulator transcription factor: MPKILLIEDDPQVAQLLRLALEQKGHSIYWATSGVESMRYLPKADLLALDLGLPDVDGVELLRRARALRPRLPVLVLTAKDDEHTKVYCLEIGADDYMTKPFSVLEFTARVQALLRRSYGSPRIRVGPLELDSEGYRATLEGRELKLSKTEFALLRTLASAPGRVWSRSELLEAVWGLTFDGTDRVVDVYINMLRKKLGDDPRNPHFIETMVGVGYRLLELKRENPTVF, from the coding sequence ATGCCGAAGATTCTGCTGATCGAAGACGATCCCCAGGTGGCCCAGCTGTTGCGCCTTGCCCTCGAGCAGAAGGGCCACAGCATCTACTGGGCGACCAGCGGCGTCGAATCCATGCGCTACCTGCCCAAGGCCGACCTGCTGGCGCTCGACCTCGGCCTCCCCGACGTGGACGGGGTGGAGCTGCTCCGCCGCGCCCGCGCGCTGCGCCCCCGCCTGCCGGTGCTGGTGCTGACGGCCAAGGACGACGAACACACCAAGGTCTACTGCCTCGAGATCGGGGCCGACGACTACATGACCAAGCCCTTCTCCGTGCTCGAGTTCACCGCCCGGGTTCAGGCGCTGCTGCGCCGCAGCTACGGCAGCCCGCGGATCCGCGTGGGCCCGCTCGAGCTCGACAGCGAGGGCTACCGCGCCACCCTCGAGGGGCGCGAGCTCAAGCTTTCCAAGACCGAGTTCGCCCTCCTGCGCACGCTGGCGAGCGCCCCGGGCCGGGTGTGGAGCCGCAGCGAGCTGCTCGAGGCCGTCTGGGGCCTGACCTTCGACGGCACCGACCGGGTCGTCGACGTCTACATCAACATGCTGCGCAAGAAGCTGGGCGACGACCCCCGCAACCCCCACTTCATCGAGACGATGGTGGGCGTGGGCTACCGCCTGCTCGAGCTCAAGCGCGAAAACCCCACGGTTTTTTAA
- a CDS encoding phage holin family protein — protein sequence MRNFLIRWILNTLALWVVAQLYGGVNFAPGSTLADYLVAGLVLGLANALVRPLLLLFTLPLNLLTLGLFTLVVNALVLLLVAQATALEVVGFAGAFWGALLLSIVSWVLDVVFGDGAKVE from the coding sequence ATGCGCAACTTCCTCATTCGCTGGATCCTGAACACCCTGGCGTTGTGGGTGGTGGCCCAGCTCTACGGCGGCGTGAACTTCGCCCCCGGCAGCACCCTCGCCGACTACCTGGTCGCCGGTTTGGTGCTGGGCCTCGCCAACGCCCTGGTAAGGCCGCTGCTCCTGCTCTTCACCCTGCCGCTCAACCTGCTCACCCTGGGGCTGTTCACCCTGGTGGTGAACGCCCTGGTGTTGTTGCTCGTCGCCCAGGCGACGGCGCTCGAGGTGGTGGGCTTCGCCGGCGCTTTCTGGGGCGCCCTGCTGCTCTCCATCGTCTCCTGGGTCCTCGACGTCGTCTTTGGCGACGGGGCGAAGGT
- a CDS encoding TetR/AcrR family transcriptional regulator has protein sequence MRLHTSSTDERLLEAALELLAERGYKGATTRRIAERAGVAEVTLFRRFGSKARLLAEAVRRAGAAFEEVAARPSGDLRADLHALAGRYLGQLKRGGALIFVMAGEASREPELRRALEEALAGRLATVLAFFEHYQRRGDLRPAPPGSLIHAFFGPLIAASLFGVALEGAPGLDVEAHVEGFLGGWAA, from the coding sequence ATGCGCTTACACACCAGCTCCACCGACGAACGGCTGCTCGAGGCCGCGCTCGAGCTGCTGGCCGAGCGCGGCTACAAGGGGGCGACCACGCGCCGCATCGCCGAGCGCGCGGGGGTGGCCGAGGTGACGCTCTTCCGCCGCTTCGGCTCCAAGGCACGGCTGCTGGCCGAGGCGGTGCGGCGCGCGGGGGCGGCCTTCGAGGAGGTGGCGGCCCGCCCCAGCGGCGACCTGCGCGCCGACCTGCACGCCCTCGCCGGGCGCTACCTGGGGCAGCTGAAGCGCGGGGGCGCGCTCATCTTCGTGATGGCCGGCGAGGCCTCGCGCGAGCCGGAGCTGCGCCGGGCGCTCGAGGAGGCGCTGGCCGGCCGGCTCGCGACCGTGCTCGCCTTCTTCGAGCACTACCAGCGGCGGGGCGACCTGCGCCCGGCCCCGCCGGGCTCGCTGATCCACGCCTTCTTCGGCCCCCTGATCGCCGCCTCGCTCTTCGGGGTGGCGCTCGAGGGGGCGCCCGGCCTCGACGTCGAGGCCCACGTCGAGGGCTTCCTCGGGGGGTGGGCCGCGTGA
- a CDS encoding ATP-binding protein — translation MPRVTVQTLAEILRALRPHLGQPNFPHALYRALREHVSRRAAVAVEDLRFPDPPPQEAPRLVEAEVRVWWPDGHPPALEELLRTLIRAHATIGDLRGELLAIEDQSSRSARMLSVLAHEIKNPLFAVLGSLELLTQRGLEAEVHKLIETAHTSAQRMHALVNDSLQLVALEQEGVRLKAERLSLNGLLEELAGEVEPVALASGVHLRVVPLRGDAELLGDRRWLLQALLNLALNAVKYTPEGGRVVLRAVADGTRVGLQVEDTGPGIAAGDLERIFEPFQRADTKKEGSGLGLAIVKRVVEAHGGEVRVESQAGRGSRFRVELPRLLPGRRGGAGLGLRVLVLTAVAGLILARFPLFPVPVEADTPQGRVALVQERALPQGGTVRLGSARLRFDPGSRAQVSARRSLWGGALSAAVRLPAGGVAVRRDGAAPRLDLNLNRARLTPRGTDFLAQSGEVDRISLYDGRLALAAPGFQGELAPGEGAVVSADGVEKRRLLAAPQVRLRTLDDGRLELRWLPVEGAVRYRITLLAGGVPVQVAEVDAAPWVYEPQQDRSLTVQVQALDDLGLAGAPSPARPYEERGSFYRGHQSFVAGDYAAAAELLARALERDPAQPAAWLEYGLASLRLGKGAAAREALERALQLEPGYEARVLLPLAEALEAQGDLEGAAAYYRRARSRQELSREATLGLIRAYLKLGRYDAAETAACTWLAGRPDDADAAELLRRALDGAGKAYAEPGCPLFQKPAPKPAPPPPPPRPEPKPEPEPPPPPPQQCNPFCN, via the coding sequence ATGCCGCGGGTGACCGTTCAGACCCTCGCCGAGATCCTTCGCGCCCTGCGCCCCCACCTGGGCCAGCCCAACTTCCCGCACGCGCTCTACCGGGCGCTGCGCGAACACGTCAGCCGCCGCGCGGCGGTGGCGGTCGAGGACCTCCGCTTTCCCGATCCGCCGCCCCAGGAGGCGCCGCGTTTGGTCGAGGCCGAGGTGCGGGTCTGGTGGCCCGACGGGCACCCGCCGGCGCTCGAGGAACTGCTGCGCACGCTGATTCGCGCCCACGCCACGATCGGCGACCTGCGCGGCGAGCTGCTGGCCATCGAGGACCAGTCGTCGCGCAGCGCCCGCATGCTCAGCGTCCTCGCGCACGAGATCAAGAACCCCCTCTTCGCGGTCCTCGGCAGCCTCGAGCTGCTCACCCAGCGCGGCCTCGAGGCCGAGGTCCACAAGCTGATCGAGACGGCCCACACCAGCGCCCAGCGGATGCACGCCCTGGTCAACGACTCGCTGCAGCTCGTCGCGCTGGAGCAGGAGGGCGTGCGCCTCAAGGCGGAGCGGCTTTCGCTGAACGGCCTGCTCGAGGAGCTGGCGGGGGAAGTCGAGCCCGTGGCCCTGGCCTCGGGGGTGCACCTGCGGGTGGTGCCCCTGCGCGGCGACGCCGAGCTCCTGGGCGACCGCCGCTGGTTGCTGCAGGCCCTCCTCAACCTGGCCCTCAACGCCGTCAAGTACACCCCGGAAGGGGGGCGCGTCGTCCTGCGCGCCGTCGCGGACGGCACCCGGGTGGGCCTCCAGGTCGAGGACACCGGCCCCGGCATCGCCGCCGGCGATCTGGAGCGGATCTTCGAGCCCTTCCAGCGCGCCGACACCAAGAAGGAGGGGAGCGGCCTGGGGCTGGCCATCGTCAAGCGGGTCGTCGAGGCCCACGGCGGCGAGGTGCGGGTGGAGAGCCAGGCCGGCCGCGGCAGCCGCTTCCGGGTCGAGCTGCCGCGGCTCCTGCCCGGCCGGCGCGGCGGCGCGGGGTTGGGCCTGCGGGTGCTCGTGCTGACCGCGGTCGCGGGGCTGATCCTGGCCCGCTTCCCCCTCTTTCCCGTTCCGGTGGAGGCCGACACCCCGCAGGGCCGGGTCGCGCTCGTCCAGGAGCGGGCGCTGCCGCAGGGCGGAACGGTGCGGCTGGGCTCGGCGCGGCTGCGCTTCGACCCCGGCAGCCGCGCCCAGGTCAGCGCCCGCCGCAGCCTCTGGGGCGGCGCCCTCAGCGCCGCGGTGCGGCTGCCCGCGGGCGGCGTGGCCGTGCGCCGCGACGGTGCCGCGCCGCGGCTCGACCTGAACCTGAACCGCGCGCGGCTGACCCCCCGGGGAACCGACTTCCTCGCCCAGAGCGGCGAGGTTGACCGCATCAGCCTCTACGACGGGCGGCTCGCCCTCGCCGCCCCTGGCTTCCAGGGGGAGCTGGCGCCGGGCGAGGGGGCGGTGGTGAGCGCCGACGGCGTGGAGAAACGCCGCCTGCTCGCGGCCCCGCAGGTGCGGCTGCGCACCCTGGACGACGGGCGGCTCGAGCTGCGCTGGCTGCCCGTGGAGGGGGCGGTGCGCTACCGGATCACGCTGCTCGCCGGCGGCGTCCCGGTGCAGGTCGCCGAGGTCGACGCCGCCCCCTGGGTCTACGAGCCGCAGCAGGACCGCAGCCTGACCGTGCAAGTGCAGGCGCTCGACGACCTGGGGCTCGCGGGCGCGCCCTCCCCGGCGCGGCCCTACGAGGAACGCGGCTCCTTCTACCGCGGCCACCAGAGCTTCGTCGCCGGCGACTACGCCGCGGCCGCCGAGCTGCTGGCGCGGGCGCTGGAGCGGGACCCCGCCCAGCCCGCGGCCTGGCTCGAGTACGGCCTGGCCTCGCTGAGGCTGGGCAAGGGGGCCGCCGCCCGCGAGGCCCTGGAACGGGCGCTGCAGCTGGAGCCCGGCTACGAGGCGCGCGTGCTCCTGCCCCTGGCGGAGGCGCTGGAGGCGCAGGGCGACCTCGAGGGGGCTGCGGCCTACTACCGGCGGGCGCGGAGCCGGCAGGAGCTGAGCCGCGAGGCCACCCTGGGGCTGATCCGCGCCTACCTGAAGCTGGGCCGCTACGACGCGGCCGAGACCGCCGCCTGCACTTGGCTTGCGGGGCGGCCCGACGACGCCGACGCCGCCGAACTGCTGCGCCGCGCCCTGGACGGCGCCGGCAAGGCCTACGCCGAGCCCGGCTGCCCGCTCTTCCAGAAGCCGGCGCCGAAGCCCGCCCCACCGCCCCCGCCGCCGCGCCCCGAACCCAAGCCCGAGCCCGAACCCCCGCCGCCCCCGCCGCAGCAGTGCAACCCGTTCTGCAACTAG
- a CDS encoding ABC transporter permease, protein MRWSRVRAVAKKEMLELRRDPILLRVIVVLPVAMLLLFGYAVNFNLKHIPIAVWDRADDRIAQTLVRELGRDGKFDVVARVDAEAELVRLIDRQTARVGLEIPPRLVERIRAGQGVKLRALVDGSDPTFAFQAQVGLQKAIGRLNARLIAARMLAGEAQPLPLELETELLYNPEGNTAAFMVPGIVGIILTQIAVILTGLAIVREKETRMLESLIATPVRPGELVIGKVLPYLAIAFADTLLVLWVGYVVFAVPMRGSLALLLLLIFLFVLGSLAVGIVVSARARTQIQAIFGTLVYYLPSIFLSGLFFPIEGMPRVLQAVTYLIPLRYFLEAARGVMLRGVGLDVLYAPFAALVVFTVLMLGLATLSFRKRLL, encoded by the coding sequence ATGCGCTGGTCTAGGGTGCGGGCGGTGGCCAAGAAGGAAATGCTCGAGCTGCGGCGCGACCCCATCCTGCTGCGGGTCATCGTCGTGCTGCCGGTGGCCATGCTGCTGCTCTTCGGCTACGCGGTGAACTTCAACCTGAAGCACATCCCGATCGCCGTCTGGGACCGGGCGGACGACCGCATCGCCCAGACCCTGGTGCGCGAGCTGGGCCGGGACGGCAAGTTCGACGTCGTCGCCCGGGTGGACGCCGAGGCGGAGCTGGTGCGCCTCATCGACCGCCAGACCGCGCGCGTGGGCCTCGAGATCCCGCCCCGGCTGGTCGAGCGGATCCGCGCCGGCCAGGGCGTGAAGTTGCGCGCCCTCGTCGACGGCTCCGACCCCACCTTCGCCTTCCAGGCCCAGGTGGGGCTGCAGAAGGCGATCGGCCGGCTGAACGCCCGCCTGATCGCCGCCCGCATGCTCGCGGGCGAGGCCCAGCCGCTGCCTCTCGAGCTCGAGACCGAGCTGCTCTACAACCCCGAGGGCAACACCGCCGCCTTCATGGTGCCGGGGATCGTGGGCATCATCCTCACCCAGATCGCCGTCATCCTCACCGGGCTGGCCATCGTTCGCGAGAAGGAGACGCGCATGCTCGAGTCGCTCATCGCCACCCCGGTGCGCCCCGGCGAGCTCGTAATCGGCAAGGTGCTGCCCTACCTGGCCATCGCTTTCGCCGACACCCTGCTCGTCCTCTGGGTGGGCTACGTCGTCTTCGCGGTGCCGATGCGGGGCAGCCTGGCGCTGCTGCTCCTGCTGATCTTCCTCTTCGTGCTCGGCTCGCTGGCCGTGGGGATCGTCGTCTCGGCGCGGGCCCGCACCCAGATCCAGGCGATCTTCGGCACCCTCGTCTACTACCTGCCCTCGATCTTCCTCTCCGGCCTCTTCTTCCCCATCGAGGGGATGCCGCGGGTGCTGCAGGCGGTCACCTACCTGATCCCGCTGCGCTACTTCCTCGAGGCGGCCCGCGGGGTGATGCTGCGCGGCGTCGGCCTCGACGTGCTCTACGCCCCCTTCGCGGCCCTCGTCGTCTTCACGGTCCTGATGCTGGGGCTGGCCACCTTGAGCTTCCGCAAACGCCTGCTTTAA
- a CDS encoding GTP-binding protein, producing MEPLKVVVSGPVGAGKSTLIRTLSETEIVDTDARASEAIGKDLTTVAMDYGTLRLDDQLLYLFGTPGQERFDFMWDVLTEGALGLVLLVRGDRPQDFPQARRQLDYLLSQRPVPYVVGVTRQDRPPVWGPDEVALYLGQPPERVVGLNATEPASAVGPLLRLLELML from the coding sequence GTGGAACCACTAAAGGTCGTGGTCTCGGGGCCGGTGGGCGCGGGCAAGAGCACGCTCATCCGCACCCTCTCGGAGACCGAGATCGTCGACACCGACGCCCGCGCCAGCGAGGCCATCGGCAAGGACCTCACCACGGTGGCCATGGACTACGGCACCCTGCGGCTCGACGACCAGCTGCTTTACCTCTTCGGCACCCCCGGCCAGGAGCGCTTCGACTTCATGTGGGACGTGCTCACCGAGGGGGCCCTGGGGTTGGTGCTGCTCGTCCGCGGCGACCGCCCCCAGGACTTCCCCCAGGCCCGCCGCCAGCTCGACTACCTGCTCTCCCAGCGGCCCGTCCCCTACGTCGTGGGCGTGACCCGTCAGGACCGGCCCCCGGTCTGGGGCCCCGACGAGGTCGCCCTCTACCTGGGGCAGCCGCCGGAGCGCGTCGTGGGCCTGAACGCCACCGAACCCGCGAGCGCGGTCGGACCCCTCCTGCGCCTCTTGGAGCTCATGCTCTGA
- a CDS encoding protoglobin domain-containing protein, protein MDFHAIAQRAIGDMPPETRFRPEDAEVIRAHRDLILPLAEEYVTSFYDVLFAHEPTRAVFEEGERPEREATQVDFFRRIVEGPHDDEFFAWLAFVGPVHVVRQVSNPMMLAMLDYMVLYVMKKFRGHENADAVTEAFVRLAATLGAIISYGYEVAWQEALQNVVGMPPALVQRMVHEEAQRMFPLRSHGAAS, encoded by the coding sequence ATGGACTTTCACGCGATCGCCCAGCGCGCCATCGGCGACATGCCGCCCGAGACCCGCTTCCGCCCTGAGGACGCCGAGGTCATCCGCGCCCACCGCGACCTGATCCTGCCCCTCGCCGAGGAGTACGTGACCAGCTTCTACGACGTCCTCTTCGCCCACGAGCCCACCCGCGCCGTCTTCGAGGAGGGGGAGCGGCCCGAACGCGAGGCCACCCAGGTCGACTTCTTCCGGCGCATCGTCGAGGGGCCGCACGACGACGAGTTCTTCGCGTGGCTCGCCTTCGTGGGGCCGGTGCACGTCGTGCGTCAGGTCAGCAACCCGATGATGCTGGCCATGCTCGACTACATGGTGCTCTACGTGATGAAGAAGTTCCGGGGCCACGAGAACGCCGACGCCGTCACCGAGGCCTTCGTGCGGCTGGCCGCTACCCTGGGCGCGATCATCAGCTACGGCTACGAGGTGGCCTGGCAGGAAGCGCTGCAGAACGTGGTGGGCATGCCTCCGGCGCTGGTGCAGCGGATGGTGCACGAAGAAGCGCAGCGGATGTTCCCGCTGCGCAGCCACGGCGCGGCTTCCTAG
- a CDS encoding DUF4388 domain-containing protein — protein MAIFGNLNHMSLGDLLPLLSVQDGALEIFNLEQHPRVTLYFSGGLLQCLYVGGRPAEPLQARGIVGHLVAARRGSFEFAPGARTRRCDRPLGWPLDRLLLATVTVQDEIEGLERSLPHPDTVFALTAERAPEDARLSDFWQRAAALLRRGASARELARRLGMPLEHARYYMLKLRQLELLAPVRARGGQERRSSAAARLLGSLRRRFFGDRQAWNH, from the coding sequence ATGGCCATTTTCGGAAACCTGAACCACATGTCCCTGGGGGACCTGCTGCCGCTCTTGTCGGTGCAGGACGGCGCCCTGGAGATTTTCAACCTCGAGCAGCACCCGCGGGTCACCCTCTACTTCAGCGGCGGCCTGCTGCAGTGCCTCTACGTCGGCGGCCGGCCGGCCGAGCCGCTGCAGGCGCGCGGCATCGTCGGCCACCTGGTCGCCGCCCGGCGCGGCAGCTTCGAGTTCGCCCCCGGCGCCCGCACCCGCCGCTGCGACCGGCCGCTGGGCTGGCCCCTGGATCGGCTGCTCCTCGCCACGGTGACCGTGCAGGACGAGATCGAGGGCCTTGAGCGCAGCCTGCCCCACCCGGACACCGTCTTCGCGCTGACCGCCGAGCGCGCGCCGGAGGACGCCCGGCTCTCGGACTTCTGGCAGCGCGCCGCGGCGTTGTTGCGCCGCGGGGCCTCGGCGCGCGAGCTGGCCCGGCGGCTGGGGATGCCGCTCGAACACGCCCGCTACTACATGCTCAAGCTGCGGCAGCTCGAGCTGCTCGCACCGGTGCGCGCCCGCGGCGGCCAGGAACGCAGGTCCTCGGCGGCGGCGCGGCTGCTGGGCTCGCTGCGGCGGCGCTTCTTCGGAGACCGGCAGGCGTGGAACCACTAA
- a CDS encoding roadblock/LC7 domain-containing protein, which translates to MTKQEQLQQILRELKQALPELRSVVVASTDGLPIVHDSADAPRVAAMAATALGLGKRISQTTELGSLEETIVRGNQGYFVVYAAGDKGVLALAAPAGANLGLIHLEAREFATRLAQVL; encoded by the coding sequence ATGACCAAACAAGAACAGCTGCAACAGATCCTTCGCGAACTCAAGCAGGCCCTCCCCGAGCTGCGCAGCGTCGTGGTGGCCTCCACCGACGGCCTGCCGATCGTCCACGACTCCGCCGACGCGCCCCGGGTCGCGGCCATGGCCGCGACCGCCCTGGGCCTGGGCAAGCGCATCAGCCAGACCACCGAGCTGGGCAGCCTCGAGGAGACGATCGTGCGGGGCAACCAGGGCTACTTCGTCGTCTACGCCGCCGGCGACAAGGGCGTGCTCGCCCTCGCCGCGCCCGCGGGCGCCAACCTGGGCCTCATCCACCTGGAGGCCCGCGAGTTCGCCACCCGCCTGGCGCAGGTGCTCTAG
- a CDS encoding ABC transporter ATP-binding protein, translated as MSGDRAKVQAQELERRFGHLLAVTGVSFEVYEGEVFGLLGPNGAGKTTLVRMLSGVLAPTTGDARVDGASVVREPERVKARIGYATQEASVYPFLTVRENLEFRAAMYLEGRAARTAVEDALERFDLGGVAGRRAGELSGGWRQRLSIAQAVVHRPRVAFLDEPTTGLDPLARRAVWDLVYAEAARGMSALVTTHYMDEAERCHRVGLIYRGRLVALGTPQALKEQVRARYRFYRVPGADPGAWRGRSGVVDAWQRGGSTRIVLEPDAPRPEGAVEEEPTMEDVFVLKIREEDAHALV; from the coding sequence GTGAGCGGGGATCGGGCCAAGGTGCAGGCCCAGGAGCTCGAGCGCCGCTTCGGCCACCTGCTCGCCGTGACCGGGGTGAGCTTCGAGGTCTACGAGGGCGAGGTCTTCGGGCTGCTGGGCCCCAACGGCGCGGGCAAGACCACGCTGGTGCGCATGCTCAGCGGGGTGCTCGCCCCCACGACCGGCGACGCCCGCGTGGACGGGGCCAGCGTGGTGCGCGAACCCGAGCGCGTCAAGGCGCGCATCGGCTACGCCACCCAGGAGGCGAGCGTCTACCCCTTCCTCACGGTGCGCGAGAACCTGGAGTTCCGCGCGGCCATGTACCTGGAGGGCCGGGCCGCCCGCACGGCCGTGGAGGACGCGCTGGAACGCTTCGACCTGGGCGGGGTGGCCGGCCGGCGCGCCGGCGAGCTCTCGGGCGGCTGGCGGCAGCGGCTCTCCATCGCCCAGGCGGTGGTGCACCGGCCGCGGGTGGCCTTCCTCGACGAGCCCACCACCGGCCTCGACCCGCTGGCGCGGCGGGCCGTCTGGGACCTGGTCTACGCCGAGGCCGCGCGCGGGATGAGCGCGCTCGTGACCACGCACTACATGGACGAGGCCGAGCGCTGCCACCGCGTGGGGCTGATCTACCGGGGGCGGCTGGTGGCGCTGGGCACGCCCCAGGCGCTGAAGGAGCAGGTGCGCGCGCGCTACCGCTTCTACCGGGTGCCGGGGGCGGACCCCGGGGCCTGGCGCGGCCGCTCCGGGGTGGTCGACGCCTGGCAGCGCGGAGGGTCGACCCGGATCGTGCTCGAGCCCGACGCTCCCCGGCCCGAGGGTGCGGTCGAGGAGGAACCGACGATGGAGGACGTCTTCGTCCTGAAGATCCGCGAGGAGGACGCCCATGCGCTGGTCTAG
- a CDS encoding outer membrane lipoprotein carrier protein LolA has product MRRGLALLVLLGLPALAVSAEALFDQVAQVLDQGPWEARLQGRIVTPGGDAQEADLIVKTLPAEQIVRIEFQKPDALADNYVVITPDKVYNYLFLTNQVVVYPRAKARIEGLGFDLSRMGDLRKLGEEGEVVWDAPQEVRFKKRPAWHVVGRAPDPDASGFARVEVWIDREAKRPLRTAFYDAEGRALSDLEWTAFRTTRFTADDLVAFPPDAEWIEKK; this is encoded by the coding sequence ATGCGTCGGGGGCTGGCGTTGCTCGTCCTGCTCGGCCTGCCGGCCCTCGCCGTGAGCGCCGAGGCCCTGTTCGACCAGGTGGCGCAGGTGCTCGACCAGGGACCCTGGGAGGCGCGCCTGCAGGGGCGGATCGTCACCCCGGGCGGCGACGCCCAGGAGGCCGACCTGATCGTCAAGACGCTGCCGGCGGAGCAGATCGTGCGCATCGAGTTCCAAAAGCCCGACGCGCTCGCCGACAACTACGTGGTGATCACCCCCGACAAGGTGTACAACTACCTCTTCCTCACCAACCAGGTCGTCGTCTACCCCCGCGCCAAGGCGCGCATCGAGGGCCTGGGCTTCGACCTCTCGCGAATGGGCGACCTGCGCAAGCTGGGCGAGGAAGGCGAGGTCGTCTGGGACGCCCCCCAGGAGGTCCGCTTCAAGAAACGGCCCGCCTGGCACGTCGTCGGCCGCGCCCCCGATCCCGACGCCTCGGGGTTCGCCCGCGTCGAGGTCTGGATCGACCGCGAGGCGAAGCGGCCGCTGCGCACGGCCTTCTACGACGCCGAGGGGCGGGCGCTCTCCGACCTGGAGTGGACGGCGTTCCGGACCACCCGCTTCACCGCGGACGACCTGGTGGCCTTCCCCCCCGACGCCGAGTGGATCGAGAAGAAGTAG